The following are encoded in a window of Syntrophorhabdaceae bacterium genomic DNA:
- a CDS encoding transketolase, which yields MSDPHRIVRGMKRMILQMSARAREGHIPSAFSILDILWVLYDRVMACDARNGAGSEKDWFILSKGHGSLALYAVLAERGFFPPSLIEGFAGYESPLGGHLDRNKVPGVEASTGSLGHGFPMGVGLALGLRIQRKAGRVYTLIGDGEANEGSVWEAALLASHHGLTNLCCIIDYNHSTDRHLGLGDVADKFRSFGWEARVVDGHDHEALFRAFDALSVSSPTAVIAETTKGHGCAMMENEPAWHHRFPTEEELETMLRELS from the coding sequence ATGAGCGACCCTCACCGCATCGTCAGGGGAATGAAGCGGATGATACTCCAAATGTCGGCCCGGGCGCGGGAGGGCCATATCCCCAGCGCTTTTTCCATTCTGGATATCCTCTGGGTTCTCTACGACAGGGTCATGGCGTGTGATGCCCGGAACGGAGCAGGTTCCGAGAAAGATTGGTTTATCCTGAGTAAAGGACATGGTTCCCTGGCTTTATACGCGGTGCTCGCCGAGAGAGGCTTTTTCCCTCCCTCCCTCATCGAGGGCTTTGCCGGTTATGAGAGTCCCCTGGGCGGCCACCTCGACCGGAACAAAGTTCCCGGTGTCGAGGCGTCGACAGGCTCTTTGGGCCACGGATTTCCAATGGGGGTCGGACTCGCCCTGGGGCTCCGGATCCAGAGGAAGGCGGGGCGTGTCTATACCCTTATAGGCGACGGAGAGGCAAATGAAGGCTCGGTGTGGGAGGCGGCCCTTCTGGCATCCCATCACGGGCTCACCAACCTTTGTTGCATAATCGATTACAACCATTCGACAGACCGTCACCTGGGGCTCGGAGATGTGGCGGATAAGTTCAGATCCTTCGGCTGGGAGGCGAGGGTGGTGGACGGTCACGACCATGAAGCCCTTTTTCGGGCATTCGACGCCCTGAGCGTCTCCTCGCCTACGGCGGTCATCGCAGAGACGACCAAGGGACACGGCTGCGCGATGATGGAAAACGAGCCCGCCTGGCATCACCGGTTCCCTACGGAAGAAGAGCTCGAGACGATGTTGAGGGAGCTTTCATGA
- a CDS encoding tetratricopeptide repeat protein — MADPAHDLNVAIQHQMRGELEEAEAIYRAILREEPQNRDAFHLLGVAAYQGRRYNQAIELISTAIAIDKSNPAFFCNLGLAYAGTGDYDLAITHFQEALRLYEPYPEAHNNLGNIYKEQGRLEEAAQSYQQALSFRPESPETLYNLGSIFQEEGKVAEAMECYQKALALMPQSAEICSNLSVLYKDTGDYEMAAEYAFRAIELKPGYLDGYLNLGLIFKTVGLSEKAISFYDQALAISPGSIEALWGRCMALIPILYDSNGEILKRRNSYRDSLHELNRLITLDTKENIDVAARLAGAAQPFYLPYQGRVDKVLQSAYGNLVSRIQAARYPETSGAMRLRRHAAKEKIRVGIVSGFFYYHSNWKIPIKGWVENIDRSRFSLYGYYTGYMNDDVTATARVSFDRFVEGTHSFRVLRDAILSDSIDVLIYPEIGMDAMTVRLAALRLAPVQCTSWGHPNTSGLPTIDYFLSSDLMEPEEGEDHYSEELVRLPNLSIHYTPISRGASSLTRADFGLPEEKVVYFCAQSLFKYLPQYDDLFPRIAREAGECRFVFLSYKRSKELTERFLARIERAFSKYSIDCSTHVVMLPQLDPLRYHAMNRLSDVFLDSIGWSGCNTTLEAIECDLPVVTLPGNLMRGRHTYGIMKMMGVTDTIAETEDEYVECAVRLGTDRSLRDRVRTAFSQRKQYLYYDTEPVKALEVFLKKTTGRLP; from the coding sequence ATGGCAGATCCGGCACATGACCTGAATGTGGCGATTCAGCACCAGATGAGGGGCGAACTTGAAGAGGCCGAGGCCATCTATCGTGCCATATTGCGGGAGGAGCCTCAAAACCGCGACGCCTTTCACCTGCTCGGCGTAGCTGCCTATCAGGGGAGGCGTTATAATCAGGCTATCGAGCTTATCAGTACCGCCATAGCAATCGATAAATCGAATCCCGCCTTTTTTTGCAACCTCGGCCTCGCCTATGCGGGCACCGGAGATTACGACCTTGCCATCACGCACTTTCAGGAGGCCCTGAGATTATATGAGCCTTATCCGGAGGCGCACAACAATCTGGGAAATATCTATAAAGAGCAGGGAAGGCTGGAAGAGGCGGCGCAGTCGTATCAACAGGCCCTCTCTTTCAGGCCCGAATCACCCGAAACCCTCTACAACCTCGGTTCCATCTTCCAGGAAGAAGGCAAAGTCGCCGAAGCCATGGAGTGCTACCAAAAGGCCCTGGCCCTTATGCCGCAGTCTGCGGAAATCTGCAGCAACCTCTCAGTCCTTTATAAGGATACAGGTGATTATGAAATGGCCGCGGAGTACGCCTTCCGGGCCATAGAGCTCAAGCCCGGCTACCTGGATGGATATCTGAACCTTGGCCTTATCTTTAAAACGGTGGGGCTAAGCGAGAAGGCGATCTCCTTTTATGACCAGGCCCTCGCAATCTCTCCCGGCTCCATAGAGGCCTTATGGGGCAGGTGCATGGCCCTGATCCCCATTCTTTATGATTCGAACGGGGAAATCCTGAAGAGGCGAAACAGTTACCGGGACAGCCTTCACGAGCTCAACCGTCTCATCACCCTCGACACGAAAGAAAATATCGATGTGGCCGCGCGCCTTGCAGGCGCCGCTCAGCCCTTCTACCTCCCCTACCAGGGGCGGGTCGACAAGGTCCTCCAGTCCGCCTACGGAAATCTAGTCAGCCGCATTCAAGCCGCACGATATCCTGAGACTTCCGGGGCCATGCGGCTCCGGCGTCATGCCGCCAAAGAGAAGATACGGGTCGGCATCGTTTCGGGGTTCTTCTATTACCATTCGAACTGGAAAATACCGATCAAGGGGTGGGTTGAGAATATCGACAGGAGCAGGTTCTCCCTCTACGGGTATTATACGGGTTATATGAATGACGACGTGACGGCGACGGCGCGGGTATCCTTTGACCGGTTCGTGGAAGGAACCCACTCTTTCAGGGTCCTCCGGGATGCAATATTATCCGATTCCATCGACGTATTGATCTATCCGGAGATAGGCATGGACGCGATGACGGTCCGGCTCGCGGCCCTCAGGCTCGCCCCGGTTCAGTGCACGTCATGGGGCCATCCTAATACTTCGGGGCTTCCCACCATAGACTACTTTCTGAGCAGCGACCTCATGGAGCCCGAAGAAGGGGAGGACCACTATTCGGAGGAGCTGGTCCGCCTGCCCAATCTTTCGATACATTATACCCCCATCTCAAGGGGCGCCTCCTCCCTCACCCGCGCCGATTTCGGCCTTCCGGAAGAAAAGGTGGTCTACTTCTGCGCCCAGTCCCTTTTCAAATACCTGCCCCAATATGATGACCTTTTCCCTCGAATTGCGCGGGAAGCAGGGGAGTGCAGGTTTGTTTTTCTTTCATATAAAAGGTCGAAGGAGCTTACCGAACGCTTTCTTGCGCGTATCGAGAGGGCTTTTAGCAAGTATTCGATCGATTGCAGCACCCATGTCGTCATGCTCCCCCAGTTGGACCCTCTGCGTTATCACGCGATGAACAGATTGTCCGACGTGTTTCTCGACAGCATCGGTTGGTCCGGCTGCAACACAACTCTCGAGGCCATTGAGTGCGACCTCCCGGTGGTGACCCTCCCCGGCAATCTTATGCGGGGCAGGCACACTTATGGCATAATGAAAATGATGGGGGTAACGGATACTATCGCGGAAACCGAGGATGAGTACGTCGAATGTGCGGTAAGACTGGGCACGGACAGGTCGCTCAGGGACCGCGTGAGGACTGCCTTTAGTCAACGCAAACAATATCTCTATTATGATACCGAGCCCGTAAAGGCACTCGAAGTCTTTCTGAAAAAAACGACGGGCCGGCTGCCCTAA